Genomic window (Leishmania braziliensis MHOM/BR/75/M2904 contig, possible fusion of chromosomes 20 and 34):
TCAGGCCTTCGTTCCATCGCTGGAGAACAAGGCAGACGTGTTCTTTCGCTTCAACGAGCAGTACGCCGAGCTGTTGCAGCTACATATGGGAGGGCACGTCGGTGGATCGAGCGACCCGCCTTCACATTCGGCAGCTGCTGATAGCACGCGAAAACGCGCCGGCAAGGATGACGGTGCAAGTGACGGACCTACTCGCAGACCAAGAGCAGAGGACGGGTTGTTTGGTGATTATTTGCCTTACATAGACACTTGCTTGCTCAGCAACACGGTGGACCAGCATGTAATAGGAGCGACGGGCATGCTCGTCAGCGATgatgacggcggcagcgacaacgTGGTGGACACCAACCTGGCGAATCCGAAAAGGGTGTCGACGCCGTCCCCACCGCGGCTGGACGGTGCCGATGCGCCGGAGAGCAACTTCATGAGCGTTTCCATGATCACCGGCGTGGATGAGGCAGTCGCTGAGGAGGCGGATGTTGCTGAGTTCTTTGCCGATTCCGATTGATCAAGCATATGATTGAGAGGGTAATGGGGAACGTCATTGCTGCCTACCAAGACCCCACACTAGCCTCCTCTcctattctctctctctctctctcatgctcctcctctctgcacTTGGGTGAAAGCACGAGAGTGGGGAAGAGACATCCTctccgtcttctctctcctttctgtgCCCATGTACAGCTGAGTCGGCATGTCTAGGCGCctatgtctgtgtgtgtgtggatgagggagggggtgtccCCGAACGCATTGCATATGTCCCCGTTGCCTCTTACGAGGTGCTTTACATCCTCTAAGAATGACGGCGACAAGAGTaaggcagcagcaaagaaagaaagaaagcgcGGGACAGAAGTGAGGAACGGGAATGGGGAGTGGATAAGGTGGGCGTTGTATGTGCAGCTGGCATCCTCTTGCAGTGgcacagcacacacatacacacgaaaaaaaaaaggagagaggaaccGACACATTTCGGTGAACCCTCGGTCGTCTAAAGCAACCACAGCGTTTCTGACTCCTGTCATGCCCCACaccgcttgtgtgtgtgtttctctcctttcctgtcacctctttccctcgATGTCTTGGCCATCCCTTCACCTGTTTGTTGTCGTTGTTGGTCTTTCTCACCTGCTCGCATGCAGGTCGTGCGGTAGAAgaagggagcgagagaaacagTAGACACACGGACAGGAACACATTCATACAGGCAGAGAGAGTGCAGTGCTATCTGACTCGGTCTGGGTGCGTCTTTTGTGTCCGTGCAGTGCGAGCGTCGCCCCTCGGCCGAGCAATCGAAGGGCAGCGCACTCGGAACTGAGTTCAAGAAGACACGCAAGCAGCTATGCCCTCGTCATCTCTGCATCTCAGCTCAACACAGGCATTTTGCTCCTCTACGACGCACAGACTCACAACGACAGTGACGCCAACCACCACACTCATCTACACCGCGCATGCCACCAATCGTCTCGCCAGCGCGTCCGCAACGACCAGCTGCCCATTCGTACGCTCGTCACAGGCGGCGAATGTATTCGCCCATCACGCGAAGCTGACCAGCGGTAGCTATGACGGGGGTACAGGTGGAGGTACGCTCTTTCACCCAACGCGAGCACTTCGAGCTCTTACGCCAGTCACAGTAGCCCACTCCGACACATTCGGCTCCTTTCGGCACCCCAACCGAGCAGCGGTGGGGatgtggtggcgcagcgccaccgaaACCGTCCCCTGCGCAAGCAATGGCAAACTTGAAAGAGTGAAGGATCCGTTTCAGGGCATCTTCTTGCCAATGCAAGGCTTCACCGAGGTGGAGATGACACGGCGAAGCCCCATTCCACCACCGGACTTCCCGTTGGACAGTCTACCCATCTACGAACCTCATGACAGTAATGGGCCACCGCGCACCAAAATTGGTTTTCACCTCCCCATGCGCACGCTGCCAGCGTCTCTAGCCGTTGACTTCTTCTTTCCGGGGGCAAACCCTAACGACAACCCCCAAGCAGTCAATGTctccagcaacagcagcagcgggggggCTGCAAGCACTGGCACCAGCGCGGACTACGATGACGACAACAGTACCTGCAGTGAGCATCAGGAAGACACCTCGAGGCTCACCCGCGCGGGGCACGATAAGGGAGGACTCCCCGCCGCTAACGCTGGCAGTGCGCCTGGCGACACATCCACGGCATTCTGCCGTCTATGTCGCGAAAACTTTGACAGTGATGGAGCATTGCGGGCACACATTACAGTCGCAGACCGGGCACGGCACGTTTCTCACCCGGTGCGCGAGGTCGCACTTGAAACGCTGACGCTACTGGCCGTTCGCGGATACCCCATCGACAATGTGATGACGGTGTGGGCCGACATCCTGTACAACTGCCCGCTGTTTCCGCGTATTCGCGGGATGACAGACCCGCGGTGGTCGATCGAAAAGCGAGCAGCACAAATCGGCACTATCCTGCGGGCCTTAAAGCAGGTCGGAGTGCTTGACGTGGCTCTTGCAACAGCAGAGCTGACGGAGTCGGCGGGTGCGCTCAGCTCGCACTACCGGCGGCGTCGCGTCGCCTTTGATCGGCTGGAGTACATTGGGGACAACTGCTGGGGTACGAACATTTCGAGTCGGATCATGTTGCTGTACCCTGATCAGCAGTGGCTGTATAGCGAAAGATGCAGCACCTTCACGCTGGTGCGTGATGCGTGCGAGATGAACGTCAACCTTGACTTTGTCTTCGACACGCTGGAGCTGTGGCACCTCTTATCAGCCACGGCGCACTCGCGACTAGGGAATGGAAAGGTGAAGGCTGACCTTGTGGAAGGCATCTTTGGGGAGCTGCACCTGTACCTCTACGGTATGGTGCCCAAGCTGCAGGATGATGTGGAGTACGTGGAGACGAACGGCGCTAGGGAGGTGCAGCTGGTCGCACTCGTGGAGCACTGCCTGACCGAGCTATACGACCTCATCGTGCTGAAGCACGCGCGCGACCTCGTCACATCGGCCATACCGCTTGCGAAGGAGTTGGCAGCGAAACGAATATGGGCGCGAACGCGTCCGTTTGTGCTGCCGCAGAAGCGCCCCAGCACTAGCCGGGCTCGAAGCAAGACTGCAGTGAACAACGGAGTGCCGCATGGGCCAGCCTTTCCATCTGCTGTTCCGGCGgtcgtgcgtgctgctgccgccgggcACACGGTGTCCTTTCAGCAATCGCGCACCGGAGCAGCGACCGCCAACGCGTCAGTATCTACTCTGGAGGATCTTTTCGACTTGTCACCGTCGcccgtgcagcagctgctgcacgatAAATCCGCAGGCGGAATAGCTAGGGCTGGGAATGGTGCCAACGGGTCGCGCGCGGGCAGGCGCACGGAGGTAGCCGcggtgggcagcagcggtacgAGTAGCAAGCAGCAGACGAAAGAGGAAGCTGAAGAAacagctgcagtggcgagCGGGCGACTGGGCGTGACGTCaacctccccttccttctccaccgCAGCATCCCTCACGCTGTCGGCTCAAATTGGTTTAGGTAACACCCGCGTCCTGCCGGCACTGCCGCGTCTCTTTACCACCCCGCACGTGTACCCCGAACACGTGCCCAacccgctgcgcctcctgccgCTCTCGGACATCCCAAGCATGACGTACTGTCACCATACACACTCTGACGTATTTTCAACTGTGAAGAAGAGTTACGAACGCCTTGGTCTACTTCATGAAGAGTCGAGCCGGATGCGGTATGTGGTGAGCCATACCCCACCAGAGTGGGCACTGCTGGTGAGCACACTTGTGCCGCAGCTCGTGAGATTGTCGCCGCCGTTCGCCGCACCTACCGATGATACCAAAACTGCATTGACCGCCTCTGGCATGGACGATGCGCACGCGGCCGTAGCGCGTCGGCTTTTGGCTTCTATGGACGAGGGAAGCCTGTACTGCCGTGATGGCTTCTACGATctcgcagcgtcgccgtacgcgcctgctgccgcctcgagACTCTACGCAACGCGGCTGCCGGTGAGCACTGCGTGGACGCTGCAGAATTCGGGCCTGCCTGGTCTCTCCGCCACACCGAACGAGACGAGAGAGGACGTCAGCGGTGCTTCCTCGGACGAAAGGGGGGGTCGCGTGTGTACCTTCGCCCTGTCCCGCTACGTGCCACCCGATATTTGCGCGCCACCGGCTGGTGTGGTGACGGACCGTAACCTCTGCCGCGGCGTTTTTGCCTTCTTGGCTGTCGGTGTGGATGACGCCGTCGCAAAGGCTGAGCATCTGGCGCGTACGGCCACGGCGTCGGTCCGTGCCGCTACCGCGGCG
Coding sequences:
- a CDS encoding putative nuclease, which gives rise to MWWRSATETVPCASNGKLERVKDPFQGIFLPMQGFTEVEMTRRSPIPPPDFPLDSLPIYEPHDSNGPPRTKIGFHLPMRTLPASLAVDFFFPGANPNDNPQAVNVSSNSSSGGAASTGTSADYDDDNSTCSEHQEDTSRLTRAGHDKGGLPAANAGSAPGDTSTAFCRLCRENFDSDGALRAHITVADRARHVSHPVREVALETLTLLAVRGYPIDNVMTVWADILYNCPLFPRIRGMTDPRWSIEKRAAQIGTILRALKQVGVLDVALATAELTESAGALSSHYRRRRVAFDRLEYIGDNCWGTNISSRIMLLYPDQQWLYSERCSTFTLVRDACEMNVNLDFVFDTLELWHLLSATAHSRLGNGKVKADLVEGIFGELHLYLYGMVPKLQDDVEYVETNGAREVQLVALVEHCLTELYDLIVLKHARDLVTSAIPLAKELAAKRIWARTRPFVLPQKRPSTSRARSKTAVNNGVPHGPAFPSAVPAVVRAAAAGHTVSFQQSRTGAATANASVSTLEDLFDLSPSPVQQLLHDKSAGGIARAGNGANGSRAGRRTEVAAVGSSGTSSKQQTKEEAEETAAVASGRLGVTSTSPSFSTAASLTLSAQIGLGNTRVLPALPRLFTTPHVYPEHVPNPLRLLPLSDIPSMTYCHHTHSDVFSTVKKSYERLGLLHEESSRMRYVVSHTPPEWALLVSTLVPQLVRLSPPFAAPTDDTKTALTASGMDDAHAAVARRLLASMDEGSLYCRDGFYDLAASPYAPAAASRLYATRLPVSTAWTLQNSGLPGLSATPNETREDVSGASSDERGGRVCTFALSRYVPPDICAPPAGVVTDRNLCRGVFAFLAVGVDDAVAKAEHLARTATASVRAATAAGSTTVERSSGEDPAQHSRENNSPQESPTKYAERMKAAFEYWRRRPQKSLQRASACSDYVERHH